Proteins from a genomic interval of Plasmodium berghei ANKA genome assembly, chromosome: 6:
- a CDS encoding Rab GTPase activator and protein kinase, putative yields the protein MDNYMNRFFERCKSSEFLLGVQKYSLCEKGLNEKCGKKDKIIKNGEYNAKNYVKQNEYNMIASKFEKIKKLNHPNICRYININRKNNDYYIFSEYYSLSLYDILNGENKNIAHFKCLRKIFGIKSQENNTKPSKMCVNMNEKLDGQTKIINHIVLKKIIYEILKGVEYLHSKNIHFLNITPYNILITSKGKIKLHNYCISYLFDNYEYNSKKKNKEFFSKKLFLDHIMSMENRMIKESKLSSVRNIQYPKYLSDLSENCEERILNSPLASLNDKKIERKKKKKKKYIFIENYFKYYNFSEDMLYFGPFFIFLNLFENQKIKISYDLYKHIDIFSVGIVIIQIINGLIDFQFIIDIFFSNFFCSKVSEVINSEQTEFTKINNQSCDSDFEQNKKTDRYIRKYKKINKIYESFKVVKNILQQRMSEKNMNKSEENYDKQKQLKFFVSSLLKKDDVINRIENIFILLLYIKLYYTYIAYYSNSKTSKLRKKKHISLININIYKLFENRYTKKKIINEKKDGIKSKTSVNIENRRKDISQNKKQPNIVYKIIKNMVNYLIKYNIDINCIKLIENIYTEFFSINILEQNAKEIFLTSMKNEKIFFFNFLHKCLLLTYSDFSANSLLSHYYFFEKKTLSFKNISIFEVDHNENIKRYKNRQCLSYKHQHNAFISYYIYCTKDEKNKLKKKYYIDKKNIFYWFDLLYKYNYEEELTNSNFVWNPCNILKIPYLFYKKKKNDKYFSISLFSMYKEYILKEYVELFNEYEYVDKCVNDIIRKKHKCRRFKIWGYQNTNKDGIKYIRKIPINCFNLFKKKKKKKIRNIKQCMINTNITEISKRCKNINFENNKDNIINVEIQPNLKIDKQNNKKYTYESDSSIFSNFLNIYHDIKNENFRFKNINIKTVGIYLDSFFEIIKNAYLFIKNNKDMFCSYKNQYNDICLYNRNFIFIHQYRLYIHFQKILKHESINNIKLIKEVKSGFPSLIRNIIYLIFLNYNYTILKQKSFEKNKKLKTHIILLCQYNSGITNKLKKIYYPECNNNYPFNIILENYANFEGKDNCFDINMDEKKKVVKRNFFFSKKIKDENDLIGSIKFQKKVFGILVLLRNKLKVTSRYLKYLVVPITVLYYDNFYLNYKCVQKIVKNYLLDIYTNKYNLFEFIYIFNTLLNYYIPELAKFFYKNKINITNIIKSWILSLYCNFFDIQNSFLLLDFILIHSRSSLLFISISILSYLKKYILKSPRNKIYQNIFTLSHLINLNYIIRMSQYLYKICSIMYTTFPSHNTNHHSIYSTDIEINNNNYNIKNNSKYSNHINCLSYFMNKQEWSKYYVHRNTFRLYKKVVKKKRGCNKKFPKNIYCKHCSYNYSTKKNTKKTKLISENRLYCSDMKYDKNINVNFFDKKKCSNLVKCGEKTKSSKIGKYYEKFLMCYRANKYKNLHEYVSYEKKGSYLKCQEKNEEITKKINNVNNSSNHNVCYKSDCSIANKMGIYYSIPNIKKKKKIKLKNIDMIRIISFPMFPFFYITNLSNESSLNQYIIVDTRPVEKFMTKRFKNSVHVNAFFTNFKKGIYKNYVNSGKKRYDIDYYDDHTLDNYELKFNLKTIILVFSDAIFDFDIIHNFLNLEIMFVTILREGFEYAVNNLPSNYFT from the coding sequence atggataattatatgaacaGATTTTTCGAACGTTGTAAATCATCTGAATTCCTCCTAGGAGTTCAGAAATACTCCTTATGTGAAAAAGGTctaaatgaaaaatgtggaaaaaaagataaaataataaaaaatggggAGTATAATgctaaaaattatgtaaaacaaaatgaatataatatgatTGCAAGCAAATTtgagaaaataaaaaaactaaatCATCCTAATATATGTcgatatataaatataaatagaaaaaataatgattattatatattttcggAATATTACAGTTTGTCcttatatgatatattaaatggagagaataaaaatattgcaCATTTTAAATGTCTAAGGAAAATATTTGGAATTAAAAGCcaagaaaataatacaaaaccCTCTAAAATGTGTGTAAATATGAATGAAAAATTGGATGgacaaacaaaaataataaatcatatagttttaaaaaaaataatatatgaaatacTTAAAGGGGTTGAATATTTGCATTCAAAGaatatccattttttaaacataacgccttataatattttaataacatcaaaaggaaaaataaaattacacAACTATTGTATatcttatttatttgacaattatgaatataattcgaaaaaaaaaaacaaagaaTTTTTTAGTAAAAAGTTATTTCTTGATCATATAATGTCTATGGAAAATCGTATGATCAAGGAAAGTAAATTGAGCAGTGTGCGAAATATTCAGTACCCTAAATACTTGTCTGATTTATCAGAAAATTGTGAAGAACGTATTTTGAATTCACCTTTGGCTAGTcttaatgataaaaaaatagaaagaaaaaaaaaaaaaaaaaaaaaatatatctttatcgaaaattatttcaaatattataattttagtgaggatatgttatattttgggcccttttttatttttttgaatctTTTTGAAaaccaaaaaataaaaataagttatgatttatataaacaCATAGACATATTTAGTGTTGGAATTGTgataattcaaataataaacgGACTAATAGATTTCCAATTTAtaatagatatatttttttctaattttttttgttcaaaAGTAAGTGAAGTTATAAATTCTGAACAAACCgaatttacaaaaataaataatcaaTCCTGTGATTCAGATTTTGAACAAAATAAGAAAACGGATAGATATATtagaaaatacaaaaaaattaataaaatatatgaatcgTTTAAAgttgttaaaaatatattacaacAACGTATGagcgaaaaaaatatgaacaaatcAGAAGAAAACTATGATAAACAGAAACAGctaaaattttttgttagcagtctattaaaaaaagatgatgttataaatagaattgaaaatatttttatacttttattatatataaaattatattatacatatattgcTTATTATTCAAATAGTAAAACAAGTAagttaagaaaaaaaaaacatataagtTTGATAAATATCAATATTTACAAATTGTTTGAAAATCGATacactaaaaaaaaaataataaatgaaaaaaaggatggcataaaaagtaaaactagtgtaaatatagaaaatagaAGAAAAGATATTtctcaaaataaaaagcaGCCAAATATAGTctacaaaataattaaaaatatggtgaactatttaataaagtataatattgatataaattgtattaaattaattgaaaatatatatactgaattttttagtataaatatattagaacAAAATGcgaaagaaatatttttgacaAGTATGAAAAAtgagaaaatatttttttttaattttttacacaaatgcttattattaacatataGTGATTTTAGTGCCAACTCTTTGCTAtctcattattatttttttgaaaaaaaaacattatcatttaaaaatatttctatatttgAAGTAGATCATAATGAAAACATAAAAAGATATAAGAATAGACAATGTCTTAGTTATAAACATCAGCATAATGcatttatatcatattatatatattgcacaaaagatgaaaaaaataaattaaaaaaaaaatattatatcgataaaaaaaatattttttattggtttgatttattatataagtaTAACTATGAAGAAGAATTAACTAATTCTAATTTTGTTTGGAACCcttgtaatattttaaaaataccatatttgttttataaaaaaaaaaaaaatgataaatattttagtatttctttattttcaatgtataaagaatatatattaaaagaatatgTCGAATTATTTAACGAATATGAATATGTAGACAAATGTgtaaatgatataataagaaaaaaacataaatgtCGAAGATTTAAGATTTGGGGTTATCAAAATACTAATAAAGATggtattaaatatatacgaAAAATTCCtataaattgttttaatttgtttaaaaaaaaaaaaaaaaaaaaaattaggaACATCAAACAGTGCATGATAAATACTAATATAACAGAAATAAGTAAAagatgtaaaaatataaacttcgaaaataataaagataatattataaatgtaGAGATACAAcctaatttaaaaatagataaacaaaataataagaagTATACATACGAATCTGATAGTAgcatattttcaaattttttaaacatatatcatgatataaaaaatgaaaattttcgttttaaaaatataaatataaaaacagttggaatatatttagattcattttttgaaataataaaaaatgcatatttatttattaaaaataataaagatatgttttgttcatataaaaatcagTATAATGATATTTGTCTATATAATcgaaattttatatttattcaccAATAtagattatatatacattttcaaaaaatattaaaacatgaatctataaataatataaaattaattaaagaAGTTAAATCAGGATTTCCATCATTAATTAGaaacattatttatttaatttttctcaattataattataccattttaaaacaaaaatcattcgaaaaaaataaaaaattaaaaacacaCATCATATTGCTTTGCCAGTATAATAGTGGAATTACAAacaaattgaaaaaaatttattatccTGAATGTAACAATAATTAtccttttaatattattttagaaaattatGCTAATTTTGAAGGAAAAGACAATTGTTTTGATATTAATAtggatgaaaaaaaaaaagttgtaaaaagaaatttttttttttcgaaaaaaataaaagatgaaaaCGATTTAATTGGAAGTataaaatttcaaaaaaaagtattcGGAATACTTGTGTTGttaagaaataaattaaaagtaACAAGCCgatatttgaaatatttggTTGTACCTATAACTGTACtatattatgataatttttatttaaattataaatgtgttcaaaaaatagtaaaaaacTACTTActtgatatatatacaaataaatataatttatttgaatttatatatatttttaatacattGTTAAACTATTATATTCCTGAGCTAgctaaatttttttataaaaataaaataaatattacaaatattataaaatcatggatattatcattatattgtaattttttcgatatacaaaattcttttttacttttagattttatattaatacattCACGATCTtctttgttatttatatcgATAAGCATATTaagttatttaaaaaaatatattttaaaatctCCCCGAAATAAAATctatcaaaatatttttactttatcacatttgataaatttaaattatattatacgTATGTCtcaatatttatataaaatatgttctATCATGTATACTACATTTCCAAGTCATAACACAAATCATCATAGTATCTATTCTACTGAcattgaaataaataacaacaattataatattaaaaataatagtaaataTAGCAATCATATTAATTGTCTATCttattttatgaacaaaCAAGAATGGAGTAAATACTATGTACATAGAAATACTTTCAgattatacaaaaaagttgttaaaaagaaaagaggatgcaataaaaaatttccgaaaaatatatattgcaaACATTGTAGTTATAATTATtctacaaaaaaaaatactaaaaaaactaaattGATTAGCGAAAATAGGTTATATTGTAGTGATATGAAATacgataaaaatattaacgtaaatttttttgataaaaaaaaatgtagtAATTTGGTAAAATGCGgtgaaaaaacaaaatcgTCAAAAATAGgcaaatattatgaaaaatttttaatgtgCTATCGAGCAaacaaatacaaaaatttaCATGAATATGTTTCATATGAAAAGAAAGGTAGCTATTTGAAATGCcaggaaaaaaatgaggaaataacaaaaaaaataaataatgttaaCAATAGTAGTAATCATAATGTGTGTTATAAAAGTGATTGTAGTATTGCCAACAAAATGGGTATATATTACAGTATAccaaatattaaaaaaaaaaaaaaaattaaattaaaaaatatagatatgaTAAGAATAATTAGCTTCCCAAtgtttccatttttttacattacAAATTTATCTAATGAGTCATCTCTCAACCAGTATATAATTGTCGATACACGTCCTGTCGAAAAATTTATGACCAAGCGATTTAAAAATTCTGTACATGTTAATgctttttttacaaattttaaaaaaggcatttataaaaattatgtcaATAGTGGTAAAAAGAGATATGATATCGATTATTATGATGATCATACTTTGGATAATTATGAGTTAAAGTTTAATTTAAAGACTATAATTCTTGTATTTAGTGATGCAATCTTCGATTTCgatataatacataattttctaaatttagAAATTATGTTTGTAACTATATTACGTGAGGGATTTGAATATGCCGTTAATAATTTACcatcaaattattttacataa